Proteins encoded together in one Balearica regulorum gibbericeps isolate bBalReg1 chromosome 3, bBalReg1.pri, whole genome shotgun sequence window:
- the AKAP12 gene encoding A-kinase anchor protein 12 isoform X2, producing the protein MLGTITMTVGQTEHSGVTLKEDTETMETSPSDSSTKDSVDAEKEDAHTVKQLPSLEEDAEDLDQASEPQSYDLGFKKVFKFVGFRFTVKKEKTGKSEPVQLLTVKKETQVPEGADDQKEVSSEEITMPEDAPSAEDTTKDTLKNEKTEDESPKTPEANEICSQSAALTTDTASPLRKFFTQGWTGFRKKKSFRKPKEDELQSPTKEEEQEKEGATLATETGEKEEKSEFEKQDEDRNVTAVTTEAHEKEQTEDEKQESEKTVAATGVKASEKEDLIKHDEQGQKEDVAPAVVEESAKEKKAEDDDQERKLVEVSEDLGEKEEKTEEGEKESEVTEKPLKTRSVVSVTTDSVNGELKTSSEALPAGEKLESTEKCEIDDRTEISSEEKLEAGSLAVEMSSGQLKESEEREGNKPAPLAKETFDEKAEEAELKMSPTAEDITQGEAPDRTTEKKESKEHETKLTLSAPGLKSFSTSEHSVDTEDDQHSVKPTDEGLQGKTGIALTDTIKPEEITMEITPEEAAGKRPPEGITNEAELLSSQEKTKLQGSPLKKLFTGTGLKKLSGKKHKGKREESKLGEQGEPIQHLSDSPDSAEEQKGESSASSPEEMNEIPSLEKSVDGMQVTENEDAAISDVERKRESVTPWASFKKMVTPKKRVRRPSESDKEEEIDKTKSVAVSSTENAVDENQGELKENGMDQKPEKTTEEPKRKVDTSVSWEAFICVGSSKKRARKSSSSDEETEHKLGQESQKIEESGQNKEMATDAILTSSQESDQGQGNSSPEQAGSPSEGEGISTWESFKRLVTPRRRSKTRMEERTEESVVASSLEHSTSDGEPGKDESWVPFRKLMPGRRKKKSDGKPEPTHLKQAREDMAETTEEDSDIPAVVPLSEYEAAEQEKIEAQQAKDAEAVRERTSEEERAEKLEETLRIEQAHEGLVHAVTVTVVEGERAVTSIEERSPSWISAALTECITQAIEEEAKEAEKTFESDVIVEEAVVSAKTVPETKKDVSDDAAASELELTSEAVTALETAEASCAEETMEVSLAEETTEMVSAVSQLLETPDTTEEVTPVQEVEATEQNLKELDKQTQKVLHEVAERVKADVAQLVSERTMITTVTTTVQGIDSEVKDDAKDENVVGQETVLLEQSLKKGEREEDGLQHLGSAGSIQGQNGLEESVLHDGSEKSEISAAMKESTEECENVGVLRDESQLQTREEAVVEDHEEISEVQRTVEEPSSYDGEFHSMEAVTPKEEPLAKQELSEQKKLPVTELTVDETRDECIPEVQTAVQDKTEDETSSLGLTAEEPVQLEGEGKTLTVGPEHTEAAVTMVPVKPERQDEIPDLDSQEQACTKKVPSRAPAQREDEEDDAVVLGVKSTEVTVTEVPLQNEVKTFALPSETIGSEAAADAEQSVRDEAGRQIAAKDSVPILDPQCREKTTEPLSQSDEIEGGKMEDAMLETETHLESDATVTESPTQVEADSISNLASTCPDITENGSTVLTDISPKNSEAPSSLAVEKEQELVETAKCQDFQKEDNKNEQSMERAKEVFESGKREAVTGDECSTAVQQEVLTVQEECSDSAFQQAESLEALKVPLPIAAAAVEEHVMAETVMPADTTAETVQPLVTTPEQMASEEVPGTTVDYSGGGTAELGNAEAPEPQVTSASMNGISEQERLQSTGQPEQNGVPLSDSLSLTHMEFEKDVVESVTIESQSTKIVLNAIQTAVGKLAETEESAAFEPEQCVKSTGKSPSDTTVPELLESTQMDHQLSVKEEEIQSKEQELQQSGIVKTATLIESAEIHTTVEKGKDVLLTSEMLKDGQSQNSLTIVTSPEDVSKESVRLQKSTLELSSSEDSTKDPLDMHPPKLREKEVGDMMEIPDQHTGQQTCREGEEEQHHLPVEDGKTQAWEDDSCQEGTSCDSPQSQNLVVPETLNMC; encoded by the exons TTGGACAAACAGAACATTCTGGTGTAACTTTGAAGGAAGACACCGAAACTATGGAGACAAGTCCATCTGACTCAAGCACCAAGGACAGTGTAGATGCTGAGAAAGAGGATGCTCATACAGTTAAACAATTGCCCTCTCTGGAAGAAGACGCAGAAGACCTTGACCAGGCATCTGAGCCACAGTCTTATGATCTGggttttaaaaaggtttttaaatttGTTGGATTCAGAttcacagtgaagaaggaaaagacaggaaaatctGAACCAGTTCAGCTGCTTACTGTCAAGAAAGAAACACAAGTCCCTGAAGGAGCTGATGATCAAAAAGAAGTCAGCTCAGAAGAAATAACGATGCCTGAGGATGCACCCTCTGCAGAAGACACCACCAAAgacacactgaaaaatgaaaaaacagaagatgaatCTCCTAAAACGCCAGAAGCAAATGAAATCTGTTCTCAGTCAGCTGCCTTAACCACTGATACTGCATCACcattaagaaaattttttacTCAGGGGTGGACtggatttagaaaaaagaagagttttagGAAGCCTAAAGAAGATGAACTACAGTCTCCTACAAAAGAAGAGGAGCAAGAAAAAGAGGGAGCAACGTTAGCAACTGAAACaggtgaaaaggaagagaaatctgAGTTTGAGAAGCAAGATGAAGACAGGAACGTGACAGCAGTAACTACTGAAGCACATGAGAAAGAGcaaactgaagatgaaaagcaggAGTCAGAAAAGACTGTGGCAGCCACAGGAGTCAAAGCAAGTGAGAAGGAAGATCTAATCAAGCACGATGAGCAGGGACAAAAAGAAGATGTAGCACCAGCAGTTGTTGAAGAAAGTGCgaaggagaaaaaagctgaagatgaTGATCAAGAAAGGAAACTGGTGGAAGTCTCAGAAGATCTtggtgaaaaggaagaaaaaactgaagaaggagagaaggaaagtgaGGTGACAGAGAAACCACTAAAAACAAGGTCAGTAGTATCTGTTACTACTGACAGTGTGAACGGAGAATTGAAAACATCCTCAGAAGCCCTACCTGCGGGAGAAAAACTGGAGTCAACAGAGAAGTGCGAAATAGATGACAGAACTGAAATATCCTCGGAAGAGAAACTTGAAGCAGGATCGTTAGCAGTTGAAATGTCTAGTGGACAGCTTAAAGAatctgaagaaagagaaggaaataaacctGCTCCACTGGCGAAAGAAACATTTgatgaaaaagcagaggaagcgGAATTGAAAATGTCACCCACAGCAGAAGACATCACACAAGGCGAAGCTCCGGATAGAaccacagagaagaaagaaagcaaagaacatGAGACAAAACTGACTCTGAGTGCTCCTGGATTGAAGTCCTTTTCAACTTCTGAACATTCAGTTGACACAGAGGATGATCAACATTCAGTCAAACCCACTGATGAAGGACTACAGGGAAAAACTGGCATCGCTTTGACTGATACTATCAAACCAGAAGAAATAACCATGGAAATAACTCCTGAAGAGGCAGCTGGAAAGAGGCCTCCAGAAGGTATCACAAATGAAGCTGAACTGCTGTCTTCTCAAGAAAAAACTAAACTTCAGGGCAGCCCTTTAAAGAAACTCTTTACAGgtactggattaaaaaaactgTCTGGAAAGAAGCATaaaggcaaaagagaagaaTCTAAGTTAGGGGAACAGGGTGAACCAATTCAGCACTTATCAGATTCCCCAGATAGCGCGGAGGAACAAAAGGGGGAGAGTTCTGCTTCTTCTCCTGAGGAGATGAATGAAATTCCCTCTTTGGAAAAATCTGTAGATGGAATGCAGGtcactgaaaatgaagatgctGCAATTTCAGATGTGGAGCgaaaaagagaaagtgttaCACCTTGGGCATCGTTTAAAAAGATGGTGACTCCCAAGAAACGTGTCAGAAGACCTTCTGAAAGTgataaagaagaagaaattgatAAGACAAAGAGTGTTGCAGTGTCTTCAACTGAAAACGCTGTTGATGAAAATCAGggagaattaaaagaaaatggaatggaccagaaaccagagaaaaccacagaagaaCCCAAAAGAAAGGTTGACACCTCTGTGTCCTGGGAAGCTTTTATATGTGTAGgctcttcaaagaaaagagcTAGGAAATCATCATCATCTGATGAAGAAACTGAACATAAGCTTGGTCAAGAAAGCCAAAAAATAGAAGAGTCTGGGCAGAACAAAGAAATGGCAACAGATGCAATTCTTACTAGCTCTCAGGAAAGCGATCAAGGACAAGGGAATTCTTCCCCAGAACAAGCTGGAAGCCCATCTGAAGGTGAAGGCATTTCAACATGGGAATCATTTAAAAGGTTAGTCACTCCAAGAAGGAGATCCAAAACCAGAATGGAAGAGAGAACTGAAGAGTCTGTCGTGGCATCTAGCCTGGAGCATTCAACATCGGATGGTGAGCCTGGAAAAGATGAATCGTGGGTTCCATTTAGAAAACTGATGCCTGGGCGTAGGAAGAAAAAGTCAGATGGGAAGCCAGAACCAACTCATCTTAAACAAGCGAGAGAAGACATGGCAGAAACAACTGAAGAAGATTCAGATATTCCAGCTGTTGTTCCTTTATCTGAATAcgaagcagcagagcaggaaaaaattgAAGCCCAACAAGCAAAAGATGCAGAAGCGGTGAGAGAACGAACCtcagaggaagagagagcagaaaaattAGAGGAGACCCTACGAATCGAGCAAGCACATGAAGGACTGGTACATGCAGTTACTGTTACCGTTGTGGAAGGGGAAAGGGCAGTTACCAGTATTGAAGAAAGGTCACCATCTTGGATATCTGCTGCTCTGACAGAGTGCATTACGCAGGCAATAGAGGAGGAAGCGAAAGAAGCTGAGAAAACATTTGAATCAGATGTTATTGTGGAAGAAGCAGTGGTGTCTGCTAAGACAGTGCCAGAGACGAAAAAGGATGTAAGTGATGACGCTGCAGCAAGTGAGCTAGAGCTAACTTCAGAAGCAGTGACAGCTCTGGAGACAGCAGAAGCTTCCTGTGCTGAAGAAACAATGGAAGTGTCCCTTGCCGAAGAGACAACTGAGATGGTTTCTGCTGTTTCACAGTTGTTAGAAACCCCAGATACTACAGAGGAAGTTACACCTGTACAAGAAGTAGAGGCCACTgaacaaaatttgaaagaattaGACAAACAGACGCAAAAAGTTCTTCATGAAGTTGCTGAAAGAGTAAAGGCAGATGTAGCACAGCTGGTTAGTGAAAGAACCATGATAACAACTGTAACTACAACAGTGCAAGGAATTGATTCAGAAGTGAAAGATGATGCTAAAGATGAGAACGTTGTAGGCCAGGAAACTGTTTTGCTTGAACAGTCCTTGAAAAAAGGAGAACGCGAAGAGGATGGCCTCCAGCACCTCGGAAGTGCAGGGAGCATTCAGGGCCAAAATGGACTTGAAGAGAGTGTTCTACACGATGGTtcagagaaaagtgaaatatctgctgcaatgaaagaaagcacagaagaatgTGAAAATGTAGGTGTATTGAGGGATGAAAGCCAGTTGCAGACACGTGAAGAAGCAGTTGTAGAAGACCATGAAGAAATATCTGAAGTGCAGAGGACAGTAGAGGAACCTTCATCATATGACGGAGAGTTTCACAGCATGGAAGCAGTCACTCCCAAGGAAGAGCCGCTTGCAAAGCAGGAgctttcagaacaaaagaaacTGCCTGTAACAGAGTTGACAGTAGATGAGACAAGAGATGAATGCATTCCAGAAGTACAGACTGCA GTGCAGGACAAGACAGAAGATGAAACCTCTTCCTTGGGGCTTACAGCTGAAGAGCCTGTGCAGCTTGAAGGAGAGGGCAAAACCCTCACCGTGGGACCAGAGCACACAGAAGCAGCTGTCACCATGGTCCCCGTTAAACCTGAAAGACAAGATGAAATTCCTGACTTAGACTCACAAGAGCAAGCTTGTACTAAAAAAGTTCCTAGCAGGGCACCTGCCCAGAGAGAGGACGAGGAAGATGATGCTGTGGTCCTTGGAGTAAAAAGCACAGAGGTGACTGTTACTGAGGTTCCTCTGCAGAATGAGGTGAAAACCTTTGCCCTTCCTTCAGAAACAATTGgctcagaagcagctgcagatgCTGAGCAGAGCGTGAGGGATGAGGCTGGCAGGCAGATTGCAGCAAAAGATTCTGTGCCCATCCTAGACCcacaatgcagagaaaaaacaactgaaCCCCTTTCCCAGAGTGATGAAATTGAAGGTGGCAAAATGGAAGATGCTATGCTCGAAACTGAAACACACTTAGAGAGTGATGCCACTGTCACTGAGTCTCCCACACAGGTTGAAGCAGACAGCATATCTAATTTAGCATCAACATGCCCAGATATCACTGAAAATGGAAGCACTGTCCTCACTGACATAAGTCCTAAGAATAGTGAAGCACCAAGCAGCTTAGCTgtggaaaaagaacaagaactTGTAGAAACTGCCAAGTGTCAAGACTTTCAGAAGGAAGATAACAAAAATGAGCAATCAATGGAAAGAGCCAAAGAAGTATTTGAATCTGGAAAACGGGAAGCTGTGACAGGTGATGAATGTTCAACTGCTGTCCAGCAAGAGGTTTTAACTGTGCAAGAGGAATGCTCCGACTCAGCCTTCCAACAAGCTGAGAGCTTGGAGGCTCTGAAAGTGCCTCTGCCTATAGCAGCCGCAGCAGTTGAGGAGCACGTTATGGCAGAAACCGTGATGCCTGCAGACACGACAGCTGAAACTGTACAGCCCTTGGTAACCACACCAGAGCAAATGGCTTCTGAAGAGGTCCCAGGTACTACTGTTGACTATTCAGGAGGTGGGACTGCAGAGCTTGGTAATGCAGAAGCACCTGAGCCTCAAGTAACTTCTGCTTCCATGAACGGAATATCAGAGCAAGAGAGGCTCCAGAGCACAGGGCAACCTGAACAAAATGGTGTTCCTCTAAGTGACAGTCTGTCTCTCACCCACATGGAATTTGAGAAGGATGTTGTTGAGTCTGTGACTATAGAGTCCCAGAGTACAAAAATCGTATTGAATGCCATCCAGACGGCTGTGGGCAAACTTGCAGAAACAGAGGAGTCAGCTGCCTTTGAGCCAGAGCAGTGCGTTAAGTCCACAGGGAAAAGCCCATCAGATACAACTGTACCTGAACTTCTGGAAAGTACGCAGATGGATCATCAACTTTCAGTAAAAGAGGAAGAGATACAGAGTAAAGAACAAGAGCTCCAGCAATCAGGAATAGTGAAAACTGCTACCTTAATAGAGTCTGCAGAAATTCACACAActgtagaaaaaggaaaagacgTGCTGTTAACTTCTGAGATGCTGAAAGATGGACAAAGTCAGAATTCTTTAACAATTGTGACTAGCCCTGAAGATGTTTCAAAGGAAAGTGTGAGACTTCAGAAATCAACACTAGAACTAAGTTCTTCAGAAGATTCAACCAAAGACCCCCTAGACATGCACCCACCaaaattaagggaaaaagaGGTTGGGGACATGATGGAAATCCCGGACCAACATACAGGTCAGCAAACGTGCAGGGAAGGTGAGGAAGAACAACATCACTTGCCAGTGGAAGATGGGAAAACACAGGCATGGGAGGATGATAGTTGCCAAGAAGGAACATCTTGTGACAGTCCACAAAGTCAGAACTTGGTGGTTCCTGAGACCTTGAAT ATGTGCTAA